A stretch of the SAR86 cluster bacterium genome encodes the following:
- the rnhB gene encoding ribonuclease HII — MIEAGVDEAGRGPIAGPVFAAAVILGKKHSISNLNDSKKISEKRRELIAEDIKVNAISWSIGMSTAKEIDDINILRASLLAMRRAIDGLDVSPELISVDGQFSPETDLKVRTIIKGDQSNENIMAASILAKVYRDNYMKELDKSVPEYGFKQHKGYPTKMHLEALESHGITLEHRLSFKPVRNINESIR; from the coding sequence TTGATTGAAGCTGGAGTTGATGAAGCAGGAAGGGGTCCTATAGCAGGTCCAGTTTTTGCTGCAGCAGTTATATTAGGCAAGAAACATTCAATATCTAATCTAAACGACTCAAAAAAGATTTCTGAAAAAAGAAGGGAACTGATAGCAGAAGATATAAAAGTTAATGCTATTTCATGGTCTATAGGAATGAGTACAGCCAAAGAGATCGATGATATTAATATTCTTAGAGCATCTTTGTTAGCTATGAGGAGAGCCATAGATGGTTTGGATGTGAGTCCCGAACTTATATCTGTAGATGGTCAGTTTTCACCTGAAACGGATCTGAAAGTAAGGACTATAATTAAAGGAGACCAGTCAAATGAGAATATTATGGCGGCTTCAATCCTTGCTAAGGTTTATAGAGATAATTATATGAAAGAATTAGATAAGTCCGTTCCAGAATATGGCTTTAAACAACACAAAGGTTATCCTACAAAGATGCACCTAGAAGCATTAGAATCACATGGTATAACTTTAGAACATAGGTTAAGTTTTAAACCCGTTAGAAATATTAATGAGTCAATTAGATAA
- a CDS encoding acetyl-CoA carboxylase carboxyltransferase subunit alpha: protein MLKSYLDFEQPIADLEQQVIDLKDSDLDDESIKTEVIRLNESILKTTEKIYSNLTPWQNVQVARHPERPHFLDYIERISDEFDELHGDRHFSDDRAVIGGIGSIGEYKVMFIGHEKGRSTEEKILHNFGMSQPEGYRKACRLMELAERFSLPIVTLVDTPGAYPGIDSEERGQSEAIAHNLRVMSSLKTPIIVNVVGEGGSGGALALGVGDHISMLEHSTYSVASPEACASIVWRDSTKADLAAEAMKLNAESVYDLGLIDEVIPEPLGGAHRSFDQASSNLSKVLIKNLDDLTSMSIDSLLDRRYKRLMSYGYV from the coding sequence ATGCTAAAAAGTTATCTTGATTTTGAACAACCTATTGCTGATCTTGAACAACAAGTTATAGATCTAAAAGATTCTGATTTAGATGATGAGTCAATAAAGACTGAAGTTATAAGACTCAATGAGTCTATCTTGAAAACTACCGAAAAAATATACTCTAACTTAACTCCTTGGCAAAATGTTCAAGTTGCTAGACATCCCGAGAGGCCTCATTTCTTAGATTATATCGAAAGAATTTCTGATGAATTTGATGAACTTCATGGTGATAGGCATTTCTCAGACGACAGAGCAGTCATAGGTGGGATTGGGTCTATAGGTGAATATAAAGTAATGTTTATAGGGCATGAAAAGGGCAGGTCAACTGAAGAAAAGATTCTACATAATTTTGGAATGTCTCAACCGGAAGGTTACCGAAAGGCTTGTAGGTTAATGGAGTTAGCAGAGCGGTTCTCGCTTCCAATAGTTACTCTTGTCGATACACCTGGAGCCTATCCTGGCATTGATAGCGAAGAAAGAGGTCAAAGTGAGGCAATAGCTCACAACTTGAGGGTTATGTCTTCACTAAAAACTCCAATTATTGTTAATGTTGTAGGTGAGGGTGGATCTGGTGGAGCTCTTGCTTTAGGTGTAGGAGATCATATCTCTATGCTTGAGCATTCTACCTATTCAGTAGCATCGCCTGAAGCTTGCGCAAGCATTGTATGGAGAGATTCCACCAAAGCAGATCTCGCTGCAGAGGCTATGAAATTAAATGCGGAAAGTGTCTATGATTTGGGTTTGATAGATGAAGTTATTCCTGAACCTTTGGGTGGTGCACATAGAAGTTTTGACCAGGCATCATCAAATTTATCAAAGGTTTTAATTAAAAACTTAGATGACTTAACTAGCATGTCTATCGATTCACTTCTCGATAGGAGATACAAAAGGTTAATGAGCTATGGATATGTTTAA
- a CDS encoding enoyl-CoA hydratase/isomerase family protein, which yields MNLETVIYEKRGTVALIKFNRPEVRNAFNAKMTEDILEALIEAKLDSEIRVIVLTGEGLSFSAGADLSARDNKWSDTEAALVDGYLPSLHEIMTLPKPVISAVNGAAAGIGSAYAMACDLTIMSEEAYILQAFSNIGLIPDGGANWFLTNTVGYKLAYQIAIEGERIESSRCLELGLINKVVPGEALLHEALSWADKLSLRSSQSLKLTKQIMRKALDSTYSDIYDLEAKTQNTLTGSEDNIEGVTAFMEKRQPNFK from the coding sequence ATGAATTTAGAGACAGTAATTTATGAAAAAAGAGGAACTGTTGCTTTGATCAAGTTTAATCGGCCTGAAGTAAGGAATGCATTTAATGCTAAGATGACCGAGGATATTCTTGAAGCATTGATAGAGGCTAAATTGGATAGTGAGATCCGAGTTATAGTCTTGACTGGTGAAGGACTAAGCTTTTCAGCGGGTGCAGATCTTTCTGCAAGAGATAATAAGTGGTCAGATACAGAAGCTGCTTTAGTTGATGGGTACTTACCAAGTCTGCATGAAATAATGACATTACCTAAACCTGTCATATCTGCGGTAAACGGTGCTGCAGCAGGCATAGGAAGTGCTTACGCAATGGCTTGTGATTTAACTATCATGTCAGAAGAAGCATATATCCTTCAGGCTTTCAGTAATATTGGTCTAATTCCTGATGGGGGAGCGAATTGGTTTTTAACCAATACAGTTGGTTATAAACTTGCATATCAAATTGCAATAGAGGGAGAAAGAATAGAATCTAGTAGATGTTTAGAATTAGGGTTAATAAATAAAGTAGTTCCTGGTGAAGCTTTGCTACACGAGGCACTGTCATGGGCAGATAAATTGAGTCTCCGGTCTTCTCAATCTTTAAAACTTACAAAACAGATAATGAGAAAGGCTTTAGATAGTACTTATAGCGATATTTATGATCTAGAGGCTAAAACCCAAAATACACTTACAGGTTCAGAAGATAATATTGAGGGAGTCACAGCTTTCATGGAAAAGAGACAACCTAACTTTAAATAA
- the tilS gene encoding tRNA lysidine(34) synthetase TilS encodes MANLTLNNKTLNDFNKLGIAFSGGLDSSVLLKLISEQDIQKDRITALHVNHGINNDSDKWEEFCAQIAAELGVDFKSWKLKDLDKISEDILRNKRHEVFKSWADHNDLIITGHHLDDHIETVLFRLFRGTGIKGLEGIKEISKVREMNFYRPFLENKKKEILKYAQEHNLSWVEDDSNRESKFSRNMIRNELMPKIISRWPSIGKSIGKLSAEAKWNQKILTEVAREDLDSIDASKDKINMKRLKSLSKERQKNAIVFWLSNENDFYVSSKLIFQILSSISEPSPESSSFIIHSDSLNTEIRIIVSSKEIRILVQGSVRPLPENLRVNWDLKKSIKIPSGELSTQESYGKGLDKKYLKDDVIIKARVGGERCKPFGRDKSQKIKNLFQEFEIPDWKRNSIPLIYINGQIAAVGDLWVCDEFHTNLDESGISIVWNDSVNK; translated from the coding sequence ATGGCAAATTTAACTTTAAATAATAAAACTCTCAATGATTTCAATAAATTAGGTATTGCTTTTTCAGGAGGTCTTGACTCGTCTGTCCTTCTTAAACTTATTTCAGAACAAGATATACAAAAAGACAGAATTACAGCCCTTCACGTTAATCATGGTATCAATAATGATTCAGATAAGTGGGAAGAATTCTGTGCTCAAATTGCTGCTGAATTGGGTGTTGATTTTAAATCCTGGAAACTCAAAGATTTAGATAAAATCTCAGAAGACATCTTACGAAATAAACGTCACGAAGTATTTAAAAGCTGGGCAGATCACAATGATTTAATTATTACGGGTCATCATTTAGATGATCATATTGAGACAGTTTTATTCAGACTTTTTAGGGGAACGGGCATTAAAGGTCTAGAAGGAATTAAAGAAATTTCTAAAGTCCGGGAGATGAACTTCTATAGACCCTTCTTGGAAAATAAAAAAAAGGAGATACTCAAATACGCCCAAGAACATAATCTTAGCTGGGTTGAAGACGACTCTAACAGAGAATCTAAATTTTCTAGAAATATGATTAGAAATGAATTGATGCCAAAAATTATATCTCGATGGCCTTCTATCGGTAAATCAATAGGTAAGCTTTCAGCAGAGGCCAAATGGAATCAGAAGATACTTACAGAAGTCGCTAGAGAGGATTTAGATAGTATTGATGCAAGTAAAGATAAGATAAATATGAAAAGATTAAAATCTTTATCTAAAGAGAGGCAGAAAAATGCAATAGTTTTTTGGCTAAGTAACGAAAATGATTTTTATGTTTCTTCAAAATTAATTTTTCAGATCTTATCATCTATCTCAGAGCCATCTCCAGAATCGAGCAGTTTTATTATTCATTCAGACTCACTTAACACTGAAATAAGAATTATTGTGTCTTCAAAGGAGATAAGAATATTAGTTCAAGGTTCAGTAAGACCTTTACCAGAAAACTTAAGAGTCAATTGGGATTTAAAAAAATCCATAAAAATTCCTTCTGGAGAACTTTCAACTCAAGAATCCTATGGAAAAGGATTGGATAAAAAATATCTCAAAGATGATGTAATTATAAAGGCTAGAGTTGGAGGAGAGAGATGTAAGCCTTTTGGAAGAGACAAGAGTCAAAAAATAAAGAATCTATTTCAAGAATTTGAGATACCAGATTGGAAAAGGAATTCTATCCCACTAATCTACATAAACGGTCAGATAGCTGCAGTGGGAGATTTATGGGTTTGTGATGAATTTCATACTAATTTAGATGAGAGTGGTATTTCTATAGTGTGGAATGATAGTGTAAACAAATAG
- the leuA gene encoding 2-isopropylmalate synthase, translating into MINDSASKYRPFKSIDIDNRTWPSNTITQSPIWCSVDLRDGNQALIEPMGEERKLRMFSLLIEIGFKEIEVGFPSASQTDFDFVRKIITENLIPNDVTIQALTQARPELIKKTFEALEGAKKAIVHVYNSTSTLQRKVVFKSDEAGIKKIATDGAKWVKEESELYDETDWSFEYSPESFTGTELPYAVEVCNAVNEIWQPNDQKKTIMNLPATVEMASPNTYADQIEWMCRNLQDRENVIVSLHPHNDRGTAVAATELGVMAGADRIEGTLFGNGERTGNVDLVTLALNMLTQGVDPHLDFSNINPIMREVEYCNQLPVHPRHPYAGDLVFTAFSGSHQDAIKKGLAELRNSNQELWEVPYLPIDPSDVGRSYEAVIRINSQSGKGGVAYLLEKDHGLSMPRRLQIEFSQVIQKIADESGKEISPSDIWDNFQETYLNSSGNYEFIEHHINSSSNKEGTQSDEITIGLKHNTDIVSIIGRGNGPIDAMIDAIKNSFNLEIKISDYHQHAISSGSDAKAVAYSELVLGNKSVWGVGMHQNTVIAGLLSVISGLNRLS; encoded by the coding sequence ATAATTAATGATTCAGCTTCTAAATATCGACCATTCAAGTCTATAGATATAGACAACAGAACTTGGCCTTCAAATACAATTACTCAATCACCTATATGGTGCAGTGTAGACTTAAGGGATGGTAATCAAGCTCTTATAGAGCCCATGGGTGAAGAAAGAAAGCTTAGGATGTTTAGCCTCCTAATTGAAATTGGTTTCAAAGAGATTGAAGTGGGTTTCCCCTCTGCGTCCCAAACAGACTTCGATTTTGTCAGAAAAATTATTACGGAAAATCTTATACCAAATGATGTAACTATCCAGGCTTTAACTCAAGCCAGGCCTGAGTTAATTAAAAAAACTTTTGAGGCACTAGAGGGAGCAAAAAAAGCTATTGTTCATGTCTACAATTCTACGTCCACTTTACAGCGTAAAGTTGTTTTTAAGAGTGATGAGGCAGGGATAAAGAAAATTGCAACTGATGGTGCTAAATGGGTAAAAGAAGAGTCAGAACTATATGATGAAACTGATTGGTCATTTGAATATAGTCCAGAGAGCTTTACTGGCACAGAACTCCCTTATGCGGTTGAGGTGTGTAATGCGGTCAATGAAATTTGGCAACCGAATGATCAAAAGAAGACAATCATGAATCTACCTGCCACAGTGGAGATGGCTTCTCCAAATACTTATGCAGATCAAATAGAATGGATGTGTAGAAATCTGCAGGATAGAGAAAATGTAATAGTTAGTCTTCATCCACATAATGATAGAGGAACTGCAGTGGCAGCTACTGAACTAGGAGTTATGGCTGGTGCAGATAGGATAGAAGGGACACTTTTTGGAAATGGAGAAAGAACTGGTAACGTTGATTTAGTTACCTTGGCTTTAAACATGCTTACACAAGGTGTTGATCCTCATCTAGATTTTTCTAATATAAATCCAATAATGAGAGAGGTAGAATATTGCAATCAATTACCAGTCCATCCAAGGCATCCATATGCAGGCGATCTTGTCTTTACAGCCTTTTCCGGTTCTCACCAAGACGCGATAAAGAAAGGTCTTGCTGAATTAAGAAATTCTAATCAAGAGCTTTGGGAAGTACCCTATCTTCCAATTGATCCAAGTGATGTAGGAAGATCTTATGAGGCGGTAATTAGAATAAATAGTCAATCTGGTAAAGGAGGTGTTGCTTATCTTCTTGAAAAAGATCATGGATTAAGTATGCCGAGGAGGTTGCAGATTGAATTTAGTCAGGTGATACAAAAAATAGCAGACGAATCTGGAAAGGAAATCTCTCCTTCAGACATTTGGGATAACTTCCAAGAAACTTATCTTAACAGCTCAGGAAACTACGAATTCATTGAGCATCATATAAATTCAAGTTCCAACAAAGAGGGCACACAATCTGATGAAATAACGATAGGACTAAAACATAACACAGATATAGTAAGTATAATTGGACGCGGAAATGGTCCAATAGATGCGATGATAGATGCCATCAAAAATAGCTTCAATCTTGAAATTAAGATATCTGATTATCATCAACATGCCATCAGTTCCGGCTCAGATGCTAAAGCAGTTGCATATTCTGAATTAGTGTTAGGAAACAAATCTGTATGGGGAGTTGGTATGCATCAAAATACTGTTATTGCTGGCTTACTCTCTGTAATCAGCGGCCTAAATAGATTGTCTTAG
- the dnaE gene encoding DNA polymerase III subunit alpha, giving the protein MSQLDNLDFVHLHVHSEYSLVDGIIRVDELLDRSIGLGYHSVALTDLTNLFGLIEFYRSARSRGIKPIVGSEINVAKDKDSISAPIVLLAMNKQGYINLTKLVSKAYVEGQVKGDPIVLFNWLEEFSEGIIALSGGMEGHIGNSILAGNKQLSESRIDFFKKIYKDNFFIEVQRTGKPNEKEYNEAVLQFASKMEIPVVATNNVRFLEAVDPDISPSDFEAHEARVCIQRGDILDDPRRPKNYTEEQFFRSKEEMFDLFSDIPEALINTVKIAEKCNIDLELGKFYLPDFEVPNNYSREEFLRKISNDGLLKRINDLKGSADSYELDEHTYKKRLEYELDMICKLDFAGYFLIVADFVNWAQKNDIPVGPGRGSGAGSIVAYALGITAIDPIKYDLLFERFLNPERVSNPDFDIDFCIEGRDKVLEYVTNKYGKDSVAQISTRGTMAARAVLRDVVRVLGKPYGFGDRLAKAIPDVLGISLEEAYKDKQFKEIIDESDESKEVFDMALKLEGLSRSVGTHAAGVVIAPTALTDFTPLFLDSDKGTVASQFDMGDVESAGLVKFDFLGLKTLTIIDQSVRRINAKAKSERDHINIDNLSLKDPETFELLQRGETTGIFQLESRGMRDYLKQLVPNDFEDIVSMNALYRPGALGMNMVDSYINRKHGREEVTYGHESVKKILSTTYGVIVYQEQVMQIAQELSGFSLGQADILRRAMGKKKKEEMESLRSTFVDGAVKKDVNERYAANLFDQIEQFAGYGFNRSHSVGYALIAYQTAWLKTHFPAEFMASVLSCDLGNTDNIQLFVDDCRNIGLSIEKPDINRSSYRFEDLDSRTILYGLGAIKGIGESLVEQIISQRNIEQFKDMHDFCMRIGSNRINRRILTTLIGSGAMDSFGKREDLFRRIDSYLKNAEQASERNKSNIKDLFGEEIISPAEDVVNNDIEFDEVSSEWSALGFYLDSHPLESKKKEVRNMCGFFISELQSEEHTQRIAGCLMQFNVRQGKRGRFAFATLDDGSSKIEVSIWADVFEKYRSLLKKGQVLVVEGMIEKDEYSNFAKHKMIADKILTFDQARHEYVKNIKIDIENNDISSEEVINSLKLIANSKEGNQVLISYKGESAVADIVLPSDFSVRLDDSSIKALGKRFGPENVKFVYHSQYHIN; this is encoded by the coding sequence ATGAGTCAATTAGATAATTTAGATTTTGTTCATCTTCATGTCCATTCGGAATACTCTTTAGTGGATGGCATCATAAGAGTTGATGAATTACTAGATCGTTCTATTGGTCTTGGATATCACTCTGTTGCTTTAACAGATTTAACTAATCTCTTTGGATTAATTGAATTCTATAGATCTGCAAGAAGTAGGGGCATTAAACCTATTGTGGGTTCGGAGATAAATGTAGCAAAAGATAAAGACTCAATTTCAGCTCCTATTGTGCTCTTAGCTATGAATAAACAAGGCTATATAAATTTAACAAAGTTAGTTTCTAAAGCTTATGTGGAAGGTCAAGTAAAGGGTGATCCTATTGTTCTTTTTAATTGGCTTGAAGAATTTTCAGAAGGAATAATTGCTTTATCGGGAGGCATGGAGGGACATATTGGGAATTCAATTTTGGCAGGAAATAAGCAATTGTCGGAGTCTCGTATAGACTTCTTTAAAAAGATTTATAAAGATAATTTTTTTATTGAAGTTCAAAGAACAGGTAAGCCTAACGAAAAGGAATACAATGAAGCAGTATTGCAGTTTGCTTCAAAAATGGAGATTCCCGTTGTTGCAACCAATAATGTAAGGTTTTTAGAAGCGGTTGATCCTGATATTTCTCCTTCTGATTTTGAAGCTCATGAGGCGAGGGTTTGTATTCAAAGAGGGGATATTCTGGATGATCCAAGAAGACCTAAAAATTATACCGAAGAGCAATTCTTTAGAAGTAAAGAGGAGATGTTTGACTTATTTTCTGATATACCTGAAGCACTTATTAATACGGTAAAGATCGCGGAAAAATGTAACATCGACTTGGAGTTAGGAAAATTTTATCTCCCTGATTTTGAAGTTCCAAATAACTATTCTAGAGAAGAATTCTTAAGAAAAATTTCAAATGATGGTCTACTCAAAAGAATAAACGACCTTAAAGGGTCCGCCGATTCTTATGAACTGGATGAGCATACTTATAAAAAAAGACTAGAATACGAATTAGACATGATCTGTAAGCTAGATTTCGCAGGTTATTTTTTAATTGTAGCTGATTTTGTGAATTGGGCTCAAAAGAATGATATTCCTGTTGGTCCTGGCAGAGGTTCTGGAGCTGGATCTATAGTCGCTTATGCCTTAGGTATAACTGCAATTGATCCTATCAAATATGATCTTTTATTTGAGAGATTTCTTAATCCAGAACGAGTTAGTAATCCTGATTTCGATATAGATTTTTGCATTGAGGGTAGAGACAAAGTTCTAGAATATGTCACAAACAAATATGGTAAAGATTCAGTTGCACAGATAAGTACTAGAGGAACAATGGCAGCAAGGGCTGTGTTACGTGATGTAGTTCGAGTATTGGGCAAGCCTTACGGATTTGGCGATAGACTTGCAAAAGCAATACCAGATGTTTTAGGAATAAGTCTTGAAGAGGCATATAAGGATAAGCAATTCAAGGAGATTATCGATGAATCAGATGAATCAAAAGAAGTTTTTGATATGGCACTTAAGTTGGAAGGTTTATCAAGGAGTGTTGGAACTCATGCAGCTGGAGTAGTTATAGCGCCAACAGCTTTGACAGATTTTACACCTCTTTTTTTAGATTCTGATAAAGGAACAGTTGCATCACAATTTGATATGGGCGATGTTGAGTCTGCAGGCTTAGTTAAATTTGATTTTCTTGGTCTAAAAACTCTCACGATAATAGATCAATCTGTAAGACGAATTAATGCAAAGGCGAAAAGCGAGCGAGATCACATAAATATTGATAATTTATCGTTGAAAGATCCGGAAACTTTCGAACTACTACAAAGAGGGGAAACAACTGGTATATTTCAACTTGAATCAAGAGGTATGAGGGACTACTTAAAACAATTAGTCCCTAATGATTTTGAAGACATTGTAAGCATGAACGCTTTGTACCGTCCAGGAGCCTTGGGCATGAACATGGTAGATTCTTATATAAATAGAAAGCACGGTAGGGAAGAAGTTACCTATGGTCATGAATCAGTAAAAAAAATACTGAGTACTACATATGGAGTAATAGTTTATCAAGAACAGGTAATGCAGATAGCTCAGGAACTTTCAGGCTTCTCTCTTGGCCAAGCAGATATCTTGCGAAGGGCCATGGGGAAAAAGAAGAAAGAAGAAATGGAAAGTCTACGGTCCACATTTGTAGACGGAGCAGTTAAGAAAGATGTAAACGAGAGATATGCTGCAAATTTGTTTGACCAAATAGAGCAATTTGCAGGATACGGTTTCAATAGATCTCATTCCGTAGGTTATGCACTTATTGCCTATCAAACTGCATGGCTGAAAACTCATTTTCCTGCTGAATTTATGGCTTCAGTCTTATCATGTGATTTAGGAAATACAGATAATATTCAATTATTTGTAGATGATTGCAGAAACATAGGATTATCAATTGAGAAACCTGATATAAATAGAAGTTCATATAGATTTGAAGACTTAGACTCAAGAACAATCTTATATGGTTTGGGTGCAATCAAAGGTATAGGTGAATCTTTAGTAGAACAAATAATTTCTCAACGCAATATTGAACAATTCAAAGATATGCATGACTTCTGTATGAGAATTGGATCTAATAGAATTAATAGAAGAATTTTAACTACATTAATTGGGTCAGGTGCCATGGACTCTTTCGGAAAAAGAGAAGATCTTTTCAGAAGAATTGATTCTTATCTTAAGAATGCAGAACAGGCTTCTGAGAGGAATAAGAGTAATATTAAAGATCTTTTTGGGGAAGAAATTATTTCTCCTGCAGAGGATGTTGTTAACAATGACATAGAGTTTGATGAAGTATCATCTGAATGGAGTGCTTTAGGTTTTTATTTAGATTCTCACCCCTTAGAAAGTAAAAAGAAAGAGGTTAGGAATATGTGTGGTTTTTTTATTTCTGAACTTCAATCCGAAGAACACACGCAAAGAATTGCAGGATGTTTAATGCAGTTTAATGTGAGACAGGGCAAAAGAGGTAGATTTGCTTTCGCGACTTTAGATGATGGTTCCTCAAAAATAGAAGTCTCGATCTGGGCAGATGTGTTTGAAAAATATAGGAGCTTGCTAAAAAAAGGACAGGTTTTAGTTGTTGAAGGCATGATCGAGAAGGATGAATATTCTAACTTTGCAAAACACAAAATGATCGCTGATAAGATTTTAACTTTTGACCAAGCTCGTCATGAGTATGTAAAGAACATTAAAATCGATATTGAAAATAACGATATTAGCTCAGAAGAGGTGATTAATTCTTTAAAATTAATTGCAAATAGCAAAGAAGGTAATCAAGTTCTAATATCTTACAAGGGAGAGTCGGCAGTAGCAGATATTGTTCTGCCAAGTGATTTCTCAGTGAGACTTGATGATTCTTCAATAAAGGCCTTGGGGAAACGTTTTGGACCAGAAAATGTTAAGTTCGTTTATCATAGTCAATATCACATAAATTAA
- a CDS encoding MFS transporter: MRTETVQRNTIFAYGGLATPLAMIGYPIAIWLIPFYSEVVGIPLYIIANLLLIARFTDVITDPILGQLGDSTRTSIGRRKPWIILGVPLMMLAIYKLFIPGSEVSIAYFVIWMMLMYLGSTIINIPYGAWGAEISTDYHQRSRVVSGREGWTLIGLLISALIPLAIEVSGQGIGFLESVKRMLAAIFIFQDFSTSGKMSDILASMGIGIVMLLPIFAAWAIWKVPDPMPKIEKKIPLFEGLKYAAENPLLVRILLIIFLVIAGESFRNTLSLWFVRDVIGIETVGASYARYFIAGLIGIPFWLWLGKTLGKHKAFCITLVGTGTVSFLCFFLERGDFSQFHILFLLKGFCFGGLQFLPASMLADVVDLDSLKTGGRRAGTFFALNGMIAKVSAMIAVWAAAILVDFSGFVPGIINSDDAMLALRIYYCLGCAVFFLPALFLTWYYPLTKQKHKELRMELESQNK; the protein is encoded by the coding sequence ATGCGTACTGAGACAGTTCAGCGAAATACAATATTTGCTTATGGAGGACTTGCAACTCCTTTAGCAATGATTGGCTATCCAATAGCAATCTGGCTAATTCCCTTTTATTCTGAGGTTGTAGGCATCCCACTTTATATCATTGCCAATCTCCTTTTAATTGCAAGGTTCACAGATGTGATTACTGATCCAATTCTTGGGCAGTTAGGTGATTCTACTAGGACTTCAATTGGAAGAAGAAAGCCTTGGATTATATTAGGCGTACCTTTGATGATGTTGGCTATCTATAAGTTATTCATCCCTGGTTCAGAAGTCTCAATAGCCTACTTTGTGATTTGGATGATGCTTATGTATTTAGGTTCAACCATAATTAATATTCCTTATGGTGCATGGGGTGCTGAAATATCAACTGACTATCATCAAAGATCAAGAGTCGTCAGCGGTAGAGAGGGATGGACTTTAATTGGTTTGTTGATTTCTGCCCTTATACCTCTTGCTATTGAAGTCTCAGGACAGGGAATAGGATTCCTGGAATCAGTAAAGAGGATGCTTGCAGCAATTTTCATTTTTCAAGATTTTTCTACTTCGGGAAAAATGTCAGATATTTTGGCGAGCATGGGGATTGGTATTGTTATGTTGCTGCCCATCTTTGCAGCGTGGGCAATTTGGAAAGTGCCAGACCCAATGCCTAAGATTGAAAAAAAGATTCCTTTATTTGAAGGACTAAAATATGCTGCCGAAAATCCTTTACTAGTAAGAATTTTATTAATCATTTTCTTAGTGATTGCAGGAGAGTCATTTAGAAATACTTTATCTCTCTGGTTTGTAAGAGATGTGATTGGAATTGAGACTGTTGGTGCTTCTTATGCAAGGTACTTTATTGCGGGATTAATAGGAATTCCTTTCTGGCTTTGGCTTGGTAAAACTTTAGGTAAGCATAAGGCTTTTTGTATAACTCTTGTAGGCACCGGAACAGTAAGTTTCTTATGTTTTTTTCTTGAAAGAGGCGATTTCTCTCAGTTTCATATACTTTTTCTTCTCAAAGGATTCTGTTTTGGTGGCCTTCAATTCCTCCCCGCCTCTATGTTGGCAGATGTTGTTGACCTAGATTCTTTAAAAACTGGCGGGAGACGTGCTGGAACATTCTTTGCATTGAATGGAATGATAGCTAAAGTATCAGCAATGATAGCCGTTTGGGCTGCGGCTATATTAGTAGACTTCTCTGGATTTGTACCTGGAATAATAAATTCAGACGATGCGATGCTAGCTTTAAGAATTTATTATTGCCTGGGTTGTGCCGTATTTTTTCTGCCTGCTTTATTTCTCACTTGGTATTACCCTCTTACCAAACAGAAACACAAAGAGCTTAGAATGGAACTTGAAAGTCAGAACAAATAA